A section of the Methanosphaera cuniculi genome encodes:
- a CDS encoding 3'-5' exoribonuclease YhaM family protein → MKKENDFIKNFNEDREITSQFLLIEKQIRKTKTNKPYLELTIQDKTGNIKARMFDGRPRKIYEKYQINQVITIKGKIQEYPPESGNFNILIDTIFPSRKYDENDFIQKAENYEKNLKYLQDTLDSVEDTQLTIVLDAFFKDPEFYDKFIQAPAAKIHHHNYLGGLLIHTNEVVKICNALSDIYPELDRQLLVTGALLHDIGKIKTYSYDTNIIDINYEGQMLDHLYIGANMLESKLSNLDIDDKLKVQLIHMILSHHGEKSLGWGSTVDPKIPEAIALHYADDISAKLAKATK, encoded by the coding sequence TTGAAAAAAGAAAACGATTTTATAAAAAACTTTAATGAAGATAGGGAAATTACCAGCCAATTTCTATTAATTGAAAAACAAATCAGAAAAACAAAAACAAACAAACCATACCTAGAACTTACAATACAAGATAAAACTGGAAATATAAAAGCTCGGATGTTTGATGGAAGACCACGAAAAATATATGAAAAATACCAGATAAACCAGGTTATTACAATAAAAGGAAAAATCCAGGAATATCCACCAGAATCAGGAAATTTTAACATACTAATAGATACAATATTTCCATCAAGAAAATATGATGAAAATGACTTCATACAAAAGGCTGAAAACTATGAAAAAAACCTGAAATATCTACAAGATACTCTTGATTCAGTTGAAGATACACAACTAACTATAGTACTTGATGCATTCTTTAAAGATCCTGAATTTTATGATAAGTTTATACAAGCACCAGCAGCAAAAATTCATCATCACAACTACCTAGGTGGACTACTTATACATACAAATGAAGTTGTAAAAATATGTAATGCTTTATCTGATATTTACCCAGAACTTGACCGACAACTTCTAGTTACAGGAGCATTACTTCATGATATTGGAAAAATAAAAACATACTCATATGATACAAATATTATTGACATAAATTATGAAGGACAAATGCTTGATCATCTTTATATTGGTGCTAATATGCTAGAAAGTAAACTAAGTAATCTTGATATTGATGATAAACTTAAAGTACAATTAATACATATGATACTATCACATCATGGAGAAAAATCTCTAGGATGGGGTTCAACTGTAGATCCTAAAATTCCTGAAGCCATAGCATTACATTATGCTGATGATATAAGTGCAAAACTAGCAAAAGCAACAAAATAG